The stretch of DNA agaaactgcctaggcccatttcataggccaacccttaggtaggcggagaaaNNNNNNNNNNNNNNNNNNNNNNNNNNNNNNNNNNNNNNNNNNNNNNNNNNNNNNNNNNNNNNNNNNNNNNNNNNNNNNNNNNNNNNNNNNNNNNNNNNNNNNNNNNNNNNNNNNNNNNNNNNNNNNNNNNNNNNNNNNNNNNNNNNNNNNNNNNNNNNNNNNNNNNNNNNNNNNNNNNNNNNNNNNNNNNNNNNNNNNNNNNNNNNNNNNNNNNNNNNNNNNNNNNNNNNNNNNNNNNNNNNNNNNNNNNNNNNNNNNNNNNNNNNNNNNNNNNNNNNNNNNNNNNNNNNNNNNNNNNNNNNNNNNNNNNNNNNNNNNNNNNNNNNNNNNNNNNNNNNNNNNNNNNNNNNNNNNNNNNNNNNNNNNNNNNNNNNNNNNNNNNNNNNNNNNNNNNNNNNNNNNNNNNNNNNNNNNNNNNNNNNNNNNNNNNNNNNNNNNNNNNNNNNNNNNNNNNNNNNNNNNNNNNNNNNNNNNNNNNNNNNNNNNNNNNNNNNNNNNNNNNNNNNNNNNNNNNNNNNNNNNNNNNNNNNNNNNNNNNNNNNNNNNNNNNNNNNNNNNNNNNNNNNNNNNNNNNNNNNNNNNNNNNNNNNNNNNNNNNNNNNNNNNNNNNNNNNNNNNNNNNNNNNNNNNNNNNNNNNNNNNNNNNNNNNNNNNNNNNNNNNNNNNNNNNNNNNNNNNNNNNNNNNNNNNNNNNNNNNNNNNNNNNNNNNNNNNNNNNNNNNNNNNNNNNNNNNNNNNNNNNNNNNNNNNNNNNNNNNNNNNNNNNNNNNNNNNNNNNNNNNNNNNNNNNNNNNNNNNNNNNNNNNNNNNNNNNNNNNNNNNNNNNNNNNNNNNNNNNNNNNNNNNNNNNNNNNNNNNNNNNNNNNNNNNNNNNNNNNNNNNNNNNNNNNNNNNNNNNNNNNNNNNNNNNNNNNNNNNNNNNNNNNNNNNNNNNNNNNNNNNNNNNNNNNNNNNNNNNNNNNNNNNNNNNcctggtctacagagctagttccaggacaggctccaaagccacagcgaaaccctgtctcgaaaaaccaaaaaaaaaaaaaaaaactaaacctaaGCATTACCGTGAATACGTAAGCCCCACAGCTCGCACAGGGCTCAGGGCTGTATGTGGTCTTAGTCCTTCAATGTGGGCTTGGAGCACACACACCTCACAGGGATGAGGGGCACAATGGAACCTGCGGCTGGGTGGCTCCCTCCCAGATGAAGAGATCCTGTTCCACTCCTCTTTGGTGGGGTGAGGACACCTGTATTCCTTAATAGTGTTTcatggactgtgtgtgtgtgtgtgtgtgtgtgtgtgtgtgtgtgtgtttgctttatttttgaagaaacagTTTATAATAAAGCAAAATGTCTCACTATTGTCTCCTTCCGGCCAGTTTATATACCTAAGAAATACTTGAGGGACTGACAGTttctaaagaatatttaaatttttgttttctttgatttgttgttttagcttttcaagacagggtttctctgcgtagccctggctgtcctggaactcgtgctGGATTAAAGGGCTATGACACCATGGCTGGCAACAATGTTTAACACCCAGGCCCGGgtagggagactgaggcatgaGGGTAGAAGGCCTTCCAGGccaagtctgggctacataaatcactgtctcaaaaaaaaaaaaaaagataaataatttcgTCTTTTTATATATGGCTTGCTATAAAGTTAAAATGAAAGATGCTTACAACAACGTTTATGGAAGCTAAGTCCCTCTCTCAAGCTGGTCCCCTTCTCCATGTAACTGAACACTGAacactttctcctttcccccacaAAGCAGCTTGGCTTCCCCTCAGGCTGTCTGCAGTGAGCCCTGAAGAGAGCGGCCACTGCCCTTCCAGCCTGCACAAAGCGGTCACACACAGATAAGAGCAGGAAACTGGAGGTACCAGGGGCTCCATCCCGGAGCATTGTTCCTCTGCCTTCCGAGGCCCTGGCACAGTGAAATGATTGCTTATCTCATCTGGACTAAATACCAAAGCCCAAGGCATCTATTTAAGGCAGCCGAAGCTTCCTCCTTGAATTTCAGATTTCTATCTCCAATGTCCGTTCTCATCCCTGTTCTGGAGTTGTGGCTTTTAGAATAAGAGTAACTGAAGCAGGTTTAGCATAGAGGAGGGGGGTGGTGAGGAAGCGGGCACGCCTCAAATGTGTGAGAAACCTTCAAGTTTATAAAGTTAGGGGCTGCAACAGCCCCACAGAGTCACACTGCCTAGGATATGAGCAAAACTACATTTACAAATGAACTGTAATGTTTCCAGGTAGGCTCTCatataggccaggctgtcctcaagctCACTAGGCAGACCAGGATAAATGTGAACtcggctgagtcaggaagattgtgagctggaggccagcctgggctacatgaaaggAAAGGGGCGCAACTCTCCTTTCCGCCTAAAAGTGTTGATACATAATGCGTTGACAATGTTACACTAGTAAAATAAGATGTACACCAAAGCGTGAGTCCTGAATGAGAACACGTGTAGGAGGTCCCAGAAGGGGCTAATTCCCGGACAGCGTAGAATGAGTCTTATCAGGGCAGGTGAGCACATAGTGAGTGACATTTGTTTGGTTTGAAGGAAAACTTCTGGAAATGTGCTGACCGGGCAATGGTGTGAATGCCAGTTGATGTCACAGACCCATACGCTTACATATGGACAGTGTGGTAAATTGTTATGACATATGTATTTAATCATAAGAGCTGAGAAGATGGCTGGGGGGGTGGCTCGGCAGGTAGAGGCATCTGTCATCAAATCCGGCAATCCCCAGGTTGAACCCTGGAACCCACAAAGTGAAAGGGGAGAATCAGttcctgaaagttgccctctgactgccacacacacatgtctacacacagtaaggaaatgtattttctggaaacagggtctcactatgtatctctggctggcctggaactcactgtgtagaccaagttggcctcaaactcacagagacctgccaaCTGTACTgggttaaaaatgtgtgccaccaaaATGATAcaaacataactttaaaaaaaagatagccatGCATAGGTGGTatatgcctttcatcccagcactcaggaggcagaggcagaggcagagggatcactgagttcaaggccagcctggtctacagagtgaattccaggatagcaagggctctgtagagagatcctgtctccaaaaaaaaagccaaaccaaaacaaaaataataaagtgaagaGACATGGGTTGGGGAGATGATGTAGCAGTCAAGCAtcctggttgctctttcagagaacctgagttcagttcccagcactctcgTGGTgagaactctagctccaggaaatCCGGCACCCTTTTCCAgcctctctgctctctgggtaccaagaatgaaaaaaaaaaaaaaaaagatttacgtCAACTGAAAAGACAATCCATAGAATGGGGAAACATTTGGAACCTGTACTTTGAATAAACGAAGAATTCaatgcataaaagaaacacaaatgatccAATTACAAAGCAGGTAAAGAACCTGAAACAAACCTGACATATCtctaagattttatttctaatcaCAAGCATTTGCTGGATCCCCTAGATTTACAGGTGTCTATGAGCAAACTCACAAGGGTGCTGGTAATTAagcccagctcctctggaagagcagaaagagcccTCAGCTGCTGAGCAGTCTCCCCAGCCGCAGAGAAGATATATACTAATATGGCCTACAGAGACCCTCCAGCATCACTGTCTTTAGGAGGATGCTGACCCTCACCACACTGAGCTACTGCTTCACACGCCTCTGGCTGGCTGCAGGGGAAACAAGGTCAGAGTAAGAGGGTGCAGGGATAGCGAGGCCTTCctacactgctgctgctgcttgggaGAATAGTCCAGCCCACCCCCCAAACGGCTAAATAGACACAGTACATCTGCATGGTGACTGAgacctataaccctagcactgggaagcggaagcaggaagatcacaagtttaaggGTTTACATGAGGTacggtggtgtacacctttaacacccatactggggagacagaggtgtGGGTagctctgagtttaaggccagtcagggcaacataatgagaccctgtcttctcaaaaaacaaaaggagaccGAATACTAAGTCAGCAGTTCTCCTAGGGGTATAGCCAAGGGAAATGAAACACTGACTTCATTTGTGTTACTAATCGCAGTAACAAAATGCGGTTGGAACAAtgaatggctcagagattaagggcactaggacgggggggggggggcgttgttctctgtgggtaccagacatgcaccaggtgcacagatatacatctggacaaaacacccacacacataaagataGTTAAAAAGCGAAATTAAGTActtggggccggagagatggatggcttagaggtttaagagcacttgtggctCCTGCAGAGGCTGCCAGattccacatggtggctcacaagcaaggaaatccaggtccaggagatccagcaccttctgacctccacacacaccaggcaGACTCGTGGCGCacttacatgcatgcaggcaaagcactcagacacataaagCGCCTAAAAAACTTTTTTAGAAATCAGTACCTCTAAGTTGCTTTCACAGTGAAAACCCCACAGAGCCCCTGGGTCCAGATAAGAGCAGTCGGAGTAGACCAGTCACTGCCAGTGTCACTCAGTAGGAGCAGAGTTGAGCCCACCTGGGAGAAGTCCAGGCACGAACTGAGAGAGACTGGCAAAAGCAAACCATTGGAGAcgaaaagaaacaacagaaacaacagaaggtCCTTGGCTTCCTTCTGTCAGGCCAGACCTTACTcaaatatgcacataaaaatacctttaaaatctTCAACCTAGGGCtgggctcagagggtaaagccCTTGTTGTGCAAgactgaagacctgaattcaagccCCAGATCCCAcatgaaggtggaaagagaaaatggactccagaaattgtcctctgatctctgcgtGTGCACTGTGGCCCACATGCACCctacacatgcaaatacattaGAAACTCCTTAACATATATGCCTGTGATCTCAACACCTGAGAGacgaaggcagaaggatcagaagtttaaggcaaCGTAGGGTtgtgtagtgagtttgaggctagcctgggctacatgaaaccctgtctcacaaccaaaaaaaactGTAACCAAAGTAAAACCAAAGCTTCGGGTGTACAAAGGTACATTATACCTACGTATAAgatagtgaaagaaagaaagaacgttTTAATTGaacactgggggctggagagatggctcagtgattaagaacactggctgctcttccaaaggacagggttcaattcccagcatccatatgtcagctcataactgtctgcaactccagttccagggatctgacaatgtcacacaaccacacacacaggcaaaacaccaatacccattaaaaaagcaaaaagagcagtgaagccaagtgtgatggtgcacaacctttgatcccagcacttaggaggcaaattctgagtttgaggccagcctggttcacattttgagttccaggacatccagggctacattgttgagaccctgtctcagaaaaaaaaaaaaaatgttaatagatTTTCATGGGAAAAGCAAAAGACCAATTTCCCTTAAATTAATGGActacattatgtttttttttttttttatgtgactcAACTGATTGACACAAGCCAACCGTGAACAGAATATGATGCTCAAAGTCAATCAGGGGACGTGGCCCATCTACCCTACCTACAGTCTCATTGACTCTGTCTTCACCAGGGTTCAGAAACGAAGTTCACCTCCCTCTGAGAAAGAGCTGCAGTCAGCCAAGGGTGGCGATCAGAAAGCCTCCTGTCCTCCTCCAACCAGCATATGAAAGTAATCTTTTCAgctaggaggtggtggcgcacacctttaatcccagcactctggaggcagaggcaagcggatctgtgtgagttcaaagccagcctggtctacagaatgagttcatagagaaaccctgttttgaaaaaaaggaaaagtgatcTTTTAGTAGAACACATACATTTTATGCCATAAACaggaatttatttattctatcaCATAAAACCACAGCACACTAAGTGTTCACAGCTACATTTCTACTCGGGACTTGTGCTAACGAGTTTGTGCATCAGAGACActcatgggaagagaaaaaggaagagcgCCACACAGCATTTCACGTGGTTTGTGGCAACAATCAGTGTTGTGCCCTTTATACCCAGAGACGCTACCCATCCACAACACACTCATTGACACACGCTCCCCCCCTTACACAGTGTGCAGAGTGACATGGAGCGGTTGGTCACGTGAAGCTCTCTGTCTAGGCATGCTAAAGCCCACAGGGTTGCTCTGCCAACGGGTTCAAGGTGTTGGTGGAGCGGGCCCATGCTAACGACAGGTACATCTGGTAGCTATCATGTCTTCGTACTCTTTGTAAGCAATGGAGCCGTCGGGTTCAATGGTCAACACGCTCAAGGGGCTGTATTTGCCAGGTACACATGAAGGCCTTGGCACGGAGGGGTCCAGCTTCTCATAGATGATATTCTGAACCATGGTGTGCACGGGAGAGCCATACCGATGCCTGACCGCCCTGGGACAGTCCCCTTTACAGTACCTGGGGTTGTATCTGTGTGGGGCCACGATCCAGTTGTCCCATTTGAGCTGACTGAAACTCAGCCTGAAGTCATGGAGTTCACACTCGTTTTGGGGAAAAAGAAACTGTTTGAAGTAttcgctgagattaaaggaggcTGTAAGATGTGGCTTCTTGGCTTCCAAGTGGCTGGTTTTCTGCCCTCGACGGTGCCGGGCAGATCTTTCGACCTCGGCAGCCTTTTCTTGCACAGGCTGGGTGGCCACGCTGCCCTGGCCAGGGTGCTGCAAAGGCCTCCGGGAGGAGTGAGGGGAATGCCAGGAGTGATAGGCCTGTGCACTGGTGTCGTTGAGATACAAGATGAGCGAGGGAGGCACGGACAGAGGCATGCTAAACACCCCGGCCTCGGGGGCCTGGTCTTTTGTGCACGTAAAATTGACAGACATATGAATGCTTCTCTCGCTGGAGGCCACCAGAGCCTGGAGGAGGGAGGTCACATCCATCTCGATCCATCTGTGTTTCTTCAAGGTAAACGAGTATGGCACCCGGAGGAGAGCCTTGCGGGAAGTCTCGGGCTCCTTTACCACGAGGTCCCCCACACAGGTCGCAGTGGAAGAAGAAGCAGCCGAGTTGTTGAGCGCGTACAGCAAGACTGACTTGAGCAAGTGTTCCATGGCTGTCACCCGGTCCAGGTTAAACAGCAGGTCCGCCATCGGCAGGGGTCCTGAGAAGAGAAGCCACCAACCAGTAAGTAGTGCTTGGGGACAAACTGgatggagcaggaagtgagatgGAAGAATTGGTAGTCAGTCATAAGCAGTTTCCTGTCCTTCTCCTCCCCTACTTCCTTAAGCCTCAAAAACAAAGCGAAGAAGAGGTTTAGAAGAAATTATAGAGGGTCTGGGTATGTTACTCaggggcagagcacttgcctggcatgcacaagggcCTGGGGTCATGCCTTGAGTTGGGTAGGGAGGTGAGGTTTTTTTGTGATATGATCACTTTGAAGGATTGGCACCAGCTTGGGATATGTGGTGAGACTGCCtcaatcaaacaaacacacacacacacacacacacattctctctctctctctctctcacacacacacaccctcacacagacacgctcacacacactcacacacacactctctcacacacacactctcacactctctctctctctctcacacacacacacacacactctctctctctctctctctctctctcacacagacacgctcacgctcacacactcacacagacacaagagACTGGACCTTGTAGCCCAAACCCATAATCCTGCTCTCTTGGGAGGTAAAGGTCATTCTCTGCTACTtagcaaatttgaggtcaacctgaacTGGTTCCACGAGACAAAGGCACCGCCCACACCCACATGGGGTGACTGAAGCCTCAGAAGATAGAGGCAAGAGGCCCAGGAGGTCAATAGCCCCTTGACTACTGACTGAGTTCTAGGCGGCCTGCCTGGCCTGTCTGAGAGTGTAGAGCAGTTGAGTGGAGCTCAGAGCTCAGTCAGTCAGGAGGATCGCTGCTCCATTTGAGAACTTGTGTTTGAACCCTAGGATctacatggtggagggagagatcCAACTTTGGAAAgcctttctctgacctccagacatgaCCCCACTCCCAAtccacacatgcaaatacattttGTCTCCATAAAAGTGAGATCAGCTTTCCTGGAGAGGTAAAGCAAGAGACTATCATTACATCCCAGTTCTAGACCCAACAGCTCGCTCCAACATAGGCAGGTGAGAAGAATGTCTCCCTTTGGTGGCATCCCCACTGACGCCGCAGCCAGGAGACCATCAGAAGCAACACTCAATGGGCCTGGATGAAGCTCGTCAATTGAGAACATCTGACTGCCACGTGAGATTGGAAACAAATGGGGGTGCTAAGACTCCAGCGGGAGGAAGGGGGGCTTTCAACAGACGCCCTGTATAGTCATGATGGTTTTCCTTACACTGTGAACTGGTGGCcgcggtgtgtgtgtgttcaggagtatgtgtgtgggggtagtTAATGGACACACACTCTGTGGCGCACGTATGGAGGTAGAAAGACATCTTGTGGGACTTGGTTCTTCCAACATGTGgggcctgggaactgaactaaggCTGTCGGATTGGTGGGAAAAGCCTTCACCCACAACGCCATCGCAAAAGCCCTGCATTTTCATTGCTGGTTTTAAATCCTCCCCCACTCTTTCTTACCAAACTGTTCccgctgtttttggttttttaagacagggtttctctgtagctgtggagcctgtcctgaaactcaccctgtagaccaggctgaccttgaactcacagaggtctgcctgcctctgcctcccctcccagtgctggaattaaaggcgtgtgtcaccaccaccctgtTCCCATTGTTGACTAACACTTTGAGGTTTGGggattttttgttattgttgtttttattgttgagacGGGTCTCGTCGGGTAGCCcaagctgttctggaactctttgGGTAGACCCAGCTGGCTCTGCTCTGAGCTCGGAGAtcagcctgcccctgccccctgaGGGCTAGAATTAAAGTCACGTGTCACTATGCCCTGCTTAACTTCTGGAGGTCAAACTCCGGGCATCTGGCACACTCAATGTAAACTGTGCTATATCTCAGCCATACAGTTTGTACTGTGCCAGATggagactgaaactttcctctcaCAGGAAACCAAGCGAGAGGGAAATGTCCCATTCATCACGGCCACTACTGGCTCAAAGCAAGGTTTCAGCACAATGCTAGGCCAACAGCTTGGCAGAATAGAAAGAGGtgctagctatttttttttttattaaaaatttccacctcctcccctccttccctggtCTTTCAAGACATTACTCCTCTAGCCTTGACATATTGAGCTAGTGTGCTGTtacaggcctgtaaccccagcactaaggcAGGCGGGGTCACTGCGAGTTTTGAGGTCAGTCtcaaaagagagggagggagggagggagggagggagggagggaggggtgagggagggagaggaggagggaaagttcaaacaaaacaaaaatctatcatactaatttttttgttttgttttgttttgtttttcgagacagggtttctctgtggttttggagcctgtcctggaactagctcttgtagaccaggctggtctcgaactcacagagatccgcctgcctctgcctcccgagtgctgggattaaaggcgtgcgccaccatcgcccggctaatttttttctttttacagtttttaaaagacagggcttctttgtgtagtcctgactatcctggaacttgctctgtagaccagactgaccttgaactcaaagaatctgcctgcctctgcctcctgagtgctggattaaaactgtgccaccactgcccaagcATACTAGTTTCTTAGCTGATGATGGTTTAagctaacaacacacacacaccaagcaaacAGTAGAATCAGCGCTCCTGCCCAGGGATGTAGTAACAGAGGGCTTAGCTAGCATGTGTGAGTCCCACAACCCTATTTGATCCTTAGCACCACCACAccaaaaaagaattcaagaacttaagaaaaaaattaaagctgtgccgcggtggtgcacgcctttagtcctagcacttgagaggcagatctcagagttcaagaccagcctgatctacagagtgagtgtcaaGATAACTAGGGCTATgataccgagaaaccctgtctcaaaaagaaaagaactaattTGTTTGACTTGGATACTGAGAAtaatgccaaaagaaaaaaaatgcgtGATGCTGTAAACCtgcataatcccagtactcaagggctgaggcaggaggatgcagagTTTGAGTAGAACCTGGGTGACAGGGTAAGATCTTGCCTCAGAACAAACAA from Microtus ochrogaster isolate Prairie Vole_2 chromosome 7, MicOch1.0, whole genome shotgun sequence encodes:
- the Gdf9 gene encoding LOW QUALITY PROTEIN: growth/differentiation factor 9 (The sequence of the model RefSeq protein was modified relative to this genomic sequence to represent the inferred CDS: inserted 2 bases in 1 codon) — translated: MALPSKLRFGFCCFAFLCLLTRLSPLASRGESQTGTSAALESEADPRSLLLPVDGTERSXVLPPLCKSHRRGEAPKLQPDSRALYYMKKLYKTYATKEGVPKPSRSHLYNTVRLFSPSTKHEPAPGNQVTGPLPMADLLFNLDRVTAMEHLLKSVLLYALNNSAASSSTATCVGDLVVKEPETSRKALLRVPYSFTLKKHRWIEMDVTSLLQALVASSERSIHMSVNFTCTKDQAPEAGVFSMPLSVPPSLILYLNDTSAQAYHSWHSPHSSRRPLQHPGQGSVATQPVQEKAAEVERSARHRRGQKTSHLEAKKPHLTASFNLSEYFKQFLFPQNECELHDFRLSFSQLKWDNWIVAPHRYNPRYCKGDCPRAVRHRYGSPVHTMVQNIIYEKLDPSVPRPSCVPGKYSPLSVLTIEPDGSIAYKEYEDMIATRCTCR